The genomic segment CTCCAGGATCTCTCCCATGCCGGACACATGCATCGTGCCGCCCGTCAGAAAGAAGGGCACGTCCGCCCCCACCTGTGCGGCGATCTCGCACTGCTCCTGCAGGGACATGCGGCAGCCCAGCAGCCAGTTGAGAGCAGCGATTACCGCAGCTCCATCGGAGCTGCCACCGCCCAGACCTGCCTGGGAGGGAATGTGCTTTTCAATGTGAATGTGAATGCCATCCCAGCGATGCGCATGCTTCAGAAACAGCTGAGCCGCCTGGTAGGCGATATTTTTCTGATTGCAAGGGAGATATTTGTTGGTGCTGGATAGGGTGATGCCGGGGGTATCCACCCGAGTCAACGTGAGTGCATCGTAAATGCCAACTGCCTGGAAGACGCTTTCGATGCTGTGATACCCGTCATCCCGCTTGCCCACCACATCCAGAGTCAGATTTACCTTTGCCGGGGTGCGTACCTGGATTTCTCTCATATTTGACCTGCCTTTCCGGAAGCAAGGAATGCCTCGATCCGATCCAGTGCCATCATCAGATGCTTGAGGGAGTATGCGTAGGACACCCGGACAAAGCCCTCGCCACTGTCGCCGAATGCGTTGCCGGGCACCACAGCCACCTTCTGCTGGTTGAGCAGTGCCTCACAGAATGCCTCACTGCTCATGCCGGTGCTGCGGATGCAGGGGAATACATAGAACGCCCCCTCTGGATTGAAGCAGGGGAGTCCGATCTCGTTGAACCGCTCCACCAGGTATCGCCGCCGGATGTTATACTCGTCCACCATCCGGCGCACGTCCTCGTCACAGCTTTGCAGTGCCTGGATGGCAGCGTACTGACTGATGGTGGGGGAGCACATAATGGTATACTGGTGAATTTTCACTGTCTGCTTGATGATGGGTGCGGGGGCAGCCACATACCCCAGCCGCCAGCCGGTCATGGCAAACGCCTTGGAGAAGCCGTTCACCAGAATGGTGCGCTCCTGCATGCCCTCGATCTGGGCGATGGAGCAGTGGGTTCTGCCGTAGGTCAGCTCCGAGTAGATCTCATCGGACAGCACCAGAATGTTGGTGCCCCGGAGCACCTCTGCGATTTTCTCCAGTTCCTCCCGGGTCATGATGGCACCGGTGGGATTGTTGGGGAAGGGTAGTACCAGCAGCTTGGTGCGGGGGGTAATATGACTGCGGAGGATCTCCGGGGTCAGCTTGAAGGAATCCTCCAGACGGGTGGCCATGGGCACGGGTACGCCCCCTGCCAGCCGGACGATGGGAGCATAGCACACGAAGGATGGCTCCACGATCAGAACCTCGTCCCCTGGATTGATGAGGGCACGGATGGAAATATCAATGGCCTCGGAGCCGCCCACAGTAACGATCAGCTCCGTTTTCGGATCGTATGTAATCCCCTGTTTCCGGTTCAGATAATTACAGATCTCCCGGCGCAGATCCAGCAGTCCCGCATTGGCACTGTAAATGATCCGGCGCTTCTCCAGGGTCTGGATGGCAGTACTGCGAACTACCCAAGGGGTCTGGAAATCCGGCTCGCCCACCCCCAGACTGATGACCCCTTCCATGTTTTCCGCCAGATCGAAGAATTTCCGGATACCGGAGGGCTTGATCTGCTGAATGGTGCTGGAAAGCAGCTTTTCGTATTCTATCACGGTGAAACCATACCCCTCTCGTCAATAGGCTCCTGTTCGATGAAGATGCCCTTTTCCTTATAGCGTTTGAGGACGAAGTGGGTGGCAGTGGACAGCACCCCGTCAATGGTGGACAGGCGCTGCGCCACGAACAGGGCAATCACCTTCAGGCTGGAGCCGGTTACGGTAACAGCCAGGTCATAGGCACCGGACATGAGGGATACGCTTTCCACCTCGTCATACATCATCACCGTCTTGGCAAGATCCTCAAAGCCGCAGTCCCGCTTGGGAGTCACCTTCAGTTCAATGAAGGCAGTCACCGTGTCCTTGTTGGCAAGCTCATCGTTAAGCACTACGCTGTAGCCCTTGATGATGCCGTCCTCCTCCAGCTTCTTGATCTGTGCCGCCACCTCTGCCGGGGTGATTCCCAGCATGGCACCCAGCTCCTCGTTGGACAGACGGGCGTTCTGCTTGAGCAAATGCAGTAGTTCGTTCATGTGATAACCTCCTGTTCATCAATCCGCAAGCTTTAAAAACTGCGGTTCGTGTTTTTCAAAGTAGGCGATATTTGTAAATCCGGCTGCCCGGGCAATGTCCAGTCCCTGGGCAATGCCCTTTCCCAGATCCAGATTGGAATGGGCGTCGGAACCGATGGTGAGGATTTCTCCCCCCAGATCCCGGTACAGCTTCAGACATTCCAGATTGGGGAAGGTATCCCCGTATGCCTGCCGCAGACCGGAGGTGTTGATCTCGATGCCCTTGCCCTTGGCAATGACGATCCGGAAGATCTCCGCCAGTTCCTCCCTGTAGGGGGCAAGCTCCAGGTGTATCCCTGCTGCCGCCATATACCGGAGGGCGTAGGTGATATGCCCCAGCACATCGTAGGTATCGGTGCTGGCAAGCCGGGCAATTTCCTGCAAATTTTCATGAAACAGTGCGGCAGCATCCACCTTGCTGTAATCCAGAAAGGCGAAATCATCCCAGCCGGGTAGCTGGTGCATGGAGCCGATGACGAAATCCAGCCGCACGTCTGCGTATACATGCTCCGCCAGTGCAAGCTCATGGGTGGCTTGTCCCAACTCAATGCCGCACAGCAGCTTCACCCCGGCGGGGGTATGAGCCTTGGCGGCGGTGTTCTCCTGCATGGACAGCTCAAAGTCCCTGCTGAAATCGTAGGTATCATAGCCGTTTGGCTCCACGCCGTAGTGGGCAAGGCTGAAGAATCGGTTGACCTCGCAGTGATCCGTCACCGCCAGCACGCCGATGCCCAGCTCTGCCGCCCGGGCGCATCGCTCCAGGACGCTTTCGTTTTCCCCGTCCGGAGAATTGTGGGTGTGATTGTGGCAATCTATCAGCATAGCATCTCATCCTTTGGTGTGGGTTTTCTCTATTATATCATATATTTGCGGAAAGGAAAAGTAGCAGCAGAAAAAAATTGCACCGGGGCACGGACGAAAAATTGTGCAAAGGGCTTTCTTTTTCCTTGGGCTTGTGGTATACTAATATAGAACGTCATGTTTGAAACTGAATCTGGAGGATTTACATATGAGAGCGGTTGTAACTGTAATCGGCAAAGACAATGTAGGCATTCTGCATCAGGTCAGCGGCATTTGCGCTGAGTACCGGGCAAATGTGATCGAGGTGACCCAGAGCGTGCTGCAGGATCTGTTCGCTATGATCATGCTGGTGGACATTTCCGCTATGACCACGGATTTTGCCGTGCTGTCTGACCGGATGAACCAGCTGGGAGAAGAACTGGGTCTGTCCATTCACACCATGCACGAGGACATTTTTAATTCCATGCACCGGATCTGATGGGAAAGGACTGCTGATATGCTGAATGTATACGATATTCTCGAAACCATCCGCATGATCCAGGACGAGTGCCTGGACATCCGTACCATCACCATGGGCATTTCCCTGCTGGACTGTATCGATCCGGACATTGACCGTGCCTGTGAAAAGGTGTATGAAAAGATCACCACCCGGGCAAAGAATCTGGTGTCCGTGGGGCAACAGATCGAGACCGAGTACGGCATTCCCATCATCAACAAGCGGATCTCCGTGACCCCCATTGCCATGCTCTGCGGCGCATGCAAGGGGGGCGACCCGGTGAAGTTCGCAAAGGCATTGCAGCGTGCGGCGGACGCTTGTGGGGTCAACTTCATCGGCGGTTATTCCGCACTGGTGCAGAAGGGCTTTTCCGCCGGGGATCTGGAGCTGATCCATTCCATCCCGGAGGCTCTGGATGTGACCACAAATCTTTGCTCCTCCGTCAACATCGGCTCCAGCAAGGCAGGCATCAATATGGACGCAGTTGCCCTGATGGGCGGTATCATCCGCCAGTCTGCGGAGCTGACTGCGGATCGGCAGTGCGTAGGCCCCTCCAAGCTGGTGGTGCTGTGCAATGCACCGGAGGATAACCCCTTTATGGCTGGTGCGTTCCACGGGGTGGGAGAGCCGGACTGCGTCATCAACGTGGGTGTATCCGGCCCCGGCGTGGTACGGGCAGCCCTTGCAAAGCACCCGGATGCCAGCATCAACGAAATCGCTGATATCATTAAAAAGACCGCCTTTAAGATCACCCGGATGGGTCAGCTGGTGGGAGCACGGGCTTCCGAAATGCTGGATGTGCCCTTCGGCATCGTGGATCTGTCCCTGGCACCCACTCCGGCAGTGGGGGACAGCGTTGCCCATATTCTGGAGGAGATCGGTCTGGAGTGCTGCGGCACCCACGGTACCACGGCGGCTCTGGCGCTGCTCAATGACGCAGTGAAGAAGGGCGGCGTAATGGCATCCTCCAACGTAGGTGGTCTGTCCGGTGCTTTCATTCCCGTGTCCGAGGATGCAGGCATGATCGCTGCCGCAGAAAACGGCACCCTGCGGCTGGAAAAGCTGGAGGCTATGACTGCGGTATGCTCCGTGGGTCTGGACATGGTTGTGGTTCCGGGGGATACCCCGGCGGAGACTATTTCTGCCATCATCGCAGACGAGGCTGCCATCGGCATGGTGAACAACAAGACCACGGCGGTGCGGCTGATCCCTGCCATCGGCAAGAAGGAAGGGGATATCCTGGAGTTTGGCGGTCTGTTCGGCAGCGGCCCCATTATGCAGATCAATCGGAAGTCCCCGGCAAAGTTCATTGCCCGGGGCGGCAGGATCCCGGCGCCCATGCACAGCATCAAGAACTGATTCCACATACAAACAGAACCCCTGCTGCGGTCATTCCGCAGCAGGGGTTTTCTGCTTAGTAAAGAATCCGTTTGCCATGGCGATCTCGTCATCCGTAGGCGTCGGGGTATCCGCCAGCTTGCAGGGGATCCCCAGAGCTTCCCACTTGTACAGCCCCATGGTATGATAGGGCAGCAGCTCCACCCGTTTTACGCATCGGTAGCCGGACAGCTTTTCCGCCAGTCGCCGGAGCTTGTCCGGATTCAGGGTATAGCCGGGCACCAGCACATGCCGGATCCATACCTCCTTGCCGGTCTGTTCGCAGTGATCCAGAGTGGCAAGGGCGTTTTCGTTGGTTTTTCCGGTCAGCGTCCGGCAATCCTCCGGGTCAATGTCCTTGATGTCCAGCAGAAGCATGTTCGCCAGATCAATGGCATGCCGGGACTGGGACAGGGGAATGGAGCCGCTGGTGTCAATGGCGGTGTGGAAGCCCTCCTGCCGGCAAAGCGTCAGCAGCTCCTCACAGAATGCAGGCTGCATCAAAGGCTCTCCGCCGGAAAGGGTCACGCCTCCCCGCAGCAGAAAGCTGCGCTCACTGCGGATCTTCTCCATTACCTGGGGCGGCGTCATGCACAGAGTCTGCTTCTGCTCCCAGGTATCTGGATTGTGACAGTACAGGCACCGGAGGGGACAGCCGGACAGAAATACCACAAAGCGGATGCCGGGGCCGTCCACTGCGCCGAAGCTTTCCAGGGAATGCAGATAGCCGGTGGTCATGGGGATTCCTCCTTCCGGGACTACATCCGGGTGTGGAAGGTGCGGTGGATCACGTCAAGCTGCTGCTCCCGGGTCAGCTTGATGAAGTTGACCGCATAGCCGCTGACCCGGATGGTCAACTGGGGATACAGCTCCGGATGATCCATTGCATCGATCAGCGTCTCCCGGTTCATGACGTTTACGTTCATATGGTGTCCGTGCTCCCGGGTGTAGCCGTCCAGCAGGGCAACCAGGTTGTTTTCCTTGTCCTCCTCGTTCTTGCCCAGTGCGTCCGGAATGATGGAGAAGGTGTAGGAAATGCCGTCCTCTGCGTAGGCATAGGGGATCTTGGATACGGACAGCATGGATGCGATGCAGCCATTGGTGTCCCTGCCGTGCATGGGATTTGCTCCCGGTGCGAAGGGCTCCCCTGCCTTTCTGCCATCCGGGGTGGAGCCGGTTTTCTTGCCGTATACTACGTTGGAGGTAATGGTGAGGATGGACATGGTGGGAATGGAATTCCGGTAGGTTCTCCGGCGGGACAGCCGCTTCATGAACCGCTCCACCACCATGGTGGCAAGCTCGTCCACTCTGGGATCGTTATTGCCGAACTTGGGGTAATCCCCCTCAATGGCAAAGTCGGTGGCGATGCCTGCTGCATTCCGGATGGGGGTCACCTTGGCATACTTGATGGCGGACAGGCTGTCCACCACCACGGAAAGCCCTGCCAGACCGCAGGCGGAGGTGCGGATGATGTTCTCATCGTGGAGCGCCATTTGCAGCCGTTCGTAGCAGTACTTGTCGTGCATGAAGTGAATGATGTTCAGGGTGTTGATATACAGCTTGGTGAGCCATTCACACACATATTCAAACTTACTGTAGACCTCATCAAACTGGAGGGGCCCATCCGACAGTTGTCCCACACCCTGGCACAGCCGATCCTCGTACCGCTCGTCCCTGCCGTCGTTGATGGCATACAGCAGCGCCTTCGCCAGGTTGGCTCTTGCCCCGAAGAACTG from the Ruminococcus champanellensis 18P13 = JCM 17042 genome contains:
- a CDS encoding ACT domain-containing protein; amino-acid sequence: MRAVVTVIGKDNVGILHQVSGICAEYRANVIEVTQSVLQDLFAMIMLVDISAMTTDFAVLSDRMNQLGEELGLSIHTMHEDIFNSMHRI
- a CDS encoding Lrp/AsnC family transcriptional regulator; the protein is MNELLHLLKQNARLSNEELGAMLGITPAEVAAQIKKLEEDGIIKGYSVVLNDELANKDTVTAFIELKVTPKRDCGFEDLAKTVMMYDEVESVSLMSGAYDLAVTVTGSSLKVIALFVAQRLSTIDGVLSTATHFVLKRYKEKGIFIEQEPIDERGMVSP
- a CDS encoding PFL family protein; this encodes MLNVYDILETIRMIQDECLDIRTITMGISLLDCIDPDIDRACEKVYEKITTRAKNLVSVGQQIETEYGIPIINKRISVTPIAMLCGACKGGDPVKFAKALQRAADACGVNFIGGYSALVQKGFSAGDLELIHSIPEALDVTTNLCSSVNIGSSKAGINMDAVALMGGIIRQSAELTADRQCVGPSKLVVLCNAPEDNPFMAGAFHGVGEPDCVINVGVSGPGVVRAALAKHPDASINEIADIIKKTAFKITRMGQLVGARASEMLDVPFGIVDLSLAPTPAVGDSVAHILEEIGLECCGTHGTTAALALLNDAVKKGGVMASSNVGGLSGAFIPVSEDAGMIAAAENGTLRLEKLEAMTAVCSVGLDMVVVPGDTPAETISAIIADEAAIGMVNNKTTAVRLIPAIGKKEGDILEFGGLFGSGPIMQINRKSPAKFIARGGRIPAPMHSIKN
- the pflA gene encoding pyruvate formate-lyase-activating protein: MTTGYLHSLESFGAVDGPGIRFVVFLSGCPLRCLYCHNPDTWEQKQTLCMTPPQVMEKIRSERSFLLRGGVTLSGGEPLMQPAFCEELLTLCRQEGFHTAIDTSGSIPLSQSRHAIDLANMLLLDIKDIDPEDCRTLTGKTNENALATLDHCEQTGKEVWIRHVLVPGYTLNPDKLRRLAEKLSGYRCVKRVELLPYHTMGLYKWEALGIPCKLADTPTPTDDEIAMANGFFTKQKTPAAE
- a CDS encoding aminotransferase class I/II-fold pyridoxal phosphate-dependent enzyme; this encodes MEYEKLLSSTIQQIKPSGIRKFFDLAENMEGVISLGVGEPDFQTPWVVRSTAIQTLEKRRIIYSANAGLLDLRREICNYLNRKQGITYDPKTELIVTVGGSEAIDISIRALINPGDEVLIVEPSFVCYAPIVRLAGGVPVPMATRLEDSFKLTPEILRSHITPRTKLLVLPFPNNPTGAIMTREELEKIAEVLRGTNILVLSDEIYSELTYGRTHCSIAQIEGMQERTILVNGFSKAFAMTGWRLGYVAAPAPIIKQTVKIHQYTIMCSPTISQYAAIQALQSCDEDVRRMVDEYNIRRRYLVERFNEIGLPCFNPEGAFYVFPCIRSTGMSSEAFCEALLNQQKVAVVPGNAFGDSGEGFVRVSYAYSLKHLMMALDRIEAFLASGKAGQI
- the ispE gene encoding 4-(cytidine 5'-diphospho)-2-C-methyl-D-erythritol kinase; the encoded protein is MREIQVRTPAKVNLTLDVVGKRDDGYHSIESVFQAVGIYDALTLTRVDTPGITLSSTNKYLPCNQKNIAYQAAQLFLKHAHRWDGIHIHIEKHIPSQAGLGGGSSDGAAVIAALNWLLGCRMSLQEQCEIAAQVGADVPFFLTGGTMHVSGMGEILEPLPPMPALPMVIAKGKAGVSTPEAYRRIDQLTDPVHPDTARVIDFLRNGRYWDAIPECGNLFEAATNLEEVTQIKQIMMDMGAQCALMTGSGSAVFGIFDTGLMAQKCCNALHAVVLYAVTCKTLKHSIRIVSRS
- a CDS encoding histidinol-phosphatase HisJ family protein, which produces MLIDCHNHTHNSPDGENESVLERCARAAELGIGVLAVTDHCEVNRFFSLAHYGVEPNGYDTYDFSRDFELSMQENTAAKAHTPAGVKLLCGIELGQATHELALAEHVYADVRLDFVIGSMHQLPGWDDFAFLDYSKVDAAALFHENLQEIARLASTDTYDVLGHITYALRYMAAAGIHLELAPYREELAEIFRIVIAKGKGIEINTSGLRQAYGDTFPNLECLKLYRDLGGEILTIGSDAHSNLDLGKGIAQGLDIARAAGFTNIAYFEKHEPQFLKLAD